Genomic window (Rathayibacter sp. VKM Ac-2760):
GCGGTCGCCGTTCCGTTCAGCACGGCGAGCGCGACGTCCGGATCGACCGTCGGCGCGACGGTCGGCGTCGCCGTCGTCTCGGCGATGCCGGTGGGAGCGGTGAAGACATCGTTGAACTGCACGCGGTTGTCGATGACGAGGAGGCCGATGAAGCCCAGCAGCACGATCACTCCGGTGGCCAGCGCCGCCCAGGCGAGCGCGACGGCACGAGCGTGCGGCGCCGGCGGCCGACGGTGGGCGCCGACGCGGCCCTCGGTGGCCGGGATCTCGTCGAAGCGGTCCTTCGGGGCGGTGGTGGT
Coding sequences:
- a CDS encoding LytR C-terminal domain-containing protein, with translation MTTTAPKDRFDEIPATEGRVGAHRRPPAPHARAVALAWAALATGVIVLLGFIGLLVIDNRVQFNDVFTAPTGIAETTATPTVAPTVDPDVALAVLNGTATAGLAASAGDALAAAGWSVPTVANANTEAETVTAIYYTDPALEGAALGVAQSLGVGTLTLTQDFVETGAVVVVLGSDYAPQ